In the Wyeomyia smithii strain HCP4-BCI-WySm-NY-G18 chromosome 2, ASM2978416v1, whole genome shotgun sequence genome, one interval contains:
- the LOC129722829 gene encoding mediator of RNA polymerase II transcription subunit 9 — protein MDSLQLDQAEIKPQKIAVNNTNVSTSIDTEKLKQVEVEILPVIYEIIRGVEKDPVENAAKQKESQDCSQKVLELQKRLEAARRIIRQLPGIECSKDEQLRRLESLRKQLALKQQLIKKYKNVQF, from the exons ATGGATTCACTGCAACTGGACCAAGCTGAAATCAAACCACAAAAAATAGCAGTGAATAATACCAATGTATCTACtagtatcgatactgaaaaacTGAAGCAAGTTGAAGTAGAAATCTTACCTGTTATCTACGAAATAATAAGAGG CGTTGAAAAGGATCCTGTTGAAAACGCAGCTAAGCAAAAAGAAAGTCAAGATTGCAGTCAAAAG GTTTTAGAACTGCAAAAACGTTTAGAAGCGGCCCGTCGCATTATTCGacaattacccggaatcgaATGCAGTAAAGACGAACAGTTACGTCGATTGGAAAGTCTTCGAAAACAATTAGCCCTAAAGCAACAGCTTATCAAAAAGTATAAGAACGTACAATTTTAA
- the LOC129722830 gene encoding protein NCBP2AS2 homolog, protein MVLRAIFRYLVNNEQLIQRLSESYPMRRTAQIFISAYYRSRAIAEEQKLVEMTPESFKRMIQNFKNSIKQEVKTTTNNMKKPK, encoded by the coding sequence ATGGTTCTTCGCGCTATTTTTCGATACTTGGTCAACAATGAGCAATTAATACAACGTTTATCAGAAAGTTATCCAATGCGGAGAACTGCTCAAATATTTATTAGTGCATACTATCGCAGCAGAGCAATTGCAGAGGAGCAAAAATTGGTGGAAATGACGCCAGAGAGCTTCAAGAGAatgattcaaaattttaaaaatagcaTTAAACAAGAAGTTAAAACAACTACAAACAATATGAAAAAACCGAAATAA